The following proteins are co-located in the Fusobacteria bacterium ZRK30 genome:
- a CDS encoding mechanosensitive ion channel family protein codes for MNEFFKVLEKPILSILLIILFLFVRKTFYKGIDSFGKKNLLSHERIKRTKRFITFFIVIAIFSILLLVWGVELHEFFLIVATAFTIIGTACFASWSNLSNISSGIILFFSYNIKLGDKVRLGNGENTIEGIIHDMKLFYVEIITTEDEIIFYPNNVMLHQPIIILKN; via the coding sequence ATGAATGAATTTTTTAAAGTCCTAGAAAAACCTATACTAAGTATATTGTTAATTATACTATTTTTATTTGTTAGAAAAACTTTTTATAAAGGGATTGATAGTTTCGGAAAAAAAAATTTACTTTCCCATGAAAGAATAAAAAGAACAAAAAGATTCATTACTTTTTTTATAGTAATAGCCATTTTTTCCATATTGTTATTGGTTTGGGGAGTAGAACTTCATGAGTTCTTCTTAATTGTCGCTACAGCTTTTACCATAATAGGTACAGCCTGTTTTGCCTCCTGGTCAAACCTCAGTAATATATCGTCTGGGATCATTCTTTTTTTTAGTTATAACATAAAACTTGGAGATAAAGTGAGACTAGGAAATGGTGAGAATACTATTGAAGGTATTATCCACGATATGAAATTATTCTATGTAGAAATAATTACTACAGAAGATGAAATTATTTTTTATCCTAACAATGTAATGCTGCATCAACCGATAATTATCTTAAAAAATTAA
- a CDS encoding potassium/proton antiporter has protein sequence MNTVRNGAFEGLLLAFIGVFINTAIVGIIVYFFTGFSISYSLLIGAIVSSTDASAVMSLLSFGGLKLKKKVSSILLVESGTNDPMANVIIILLIILITRPDFSTLEGIMFLFLQIVVGGLVGFLSARGSIGLLKRFSIKLPEIHQLILISGVFLTFGITNILNGNGYLAIYIYGLVLGNSAIQFKKSSRRFFASLSWGVEIGIFLILGLLVFPSELLNVWKVGTFIGFALILIARPLSVIITLYKTKLSMKEKLFISWGGLKGAVPIVFAILPVLAKIEGAEIIFPIVFYVVAISVAIQGTTLPFVATLFGIKDTESSKWIEPDLEQIEFMEEKMIKLKVKSGSSFHNKSVMDMQFQKGVLLLLIERNKHQIFPQANTKILESDSLLIFGEDQNKLDQLIENWNKVENQLVI, from the coding sequence ATCAATACTGTAAGAAATGGAGCTTTCGAAGGATTGTTGTTAGCTTTTATAGGGGTATTTATAAACACAGCTATTGTCGGGATTATAGTTTATTTTTTTACTGGATTCAGTATTTCATATTCACTTCTAATAGGTGCTATTGTGTCATCTACAGATGCATCGGCAGTGATGTCACTTCTCTCCTTTGGAGGGTTGAAATTAAAGAAAAAAGTTTCCTCCATTCTCTTGGTTGAATCAGGGACAAATGATCCCATGGCTAATGTAATTATAATTTTATTGATCATTCTGATTACTAGGCCTGATTTTAGTACACTTGAGGGAATAATGTTTTTATTCCTTCAAATAGTTGTTGGTGGACTAGTTGGATTTTTATCGGCTAGGGGAAGTATAGGATTGCTTAAAAGATTTTCTATTAAGCTGCCAGAAATACATCAGCTGATCCTGATATCTGGAGTATTTTTAACTTTTGGGATTACAAATATATTAAATGGTAATGGTTACCTTGCAATTTATATCTATGGATTGGTATTAGGAAATTCAGCAATACAGTTCAAAAAAAGTTCTAGACGTTTTTTTGCTAGTCTATCCTGGGGTGTTGAAATTGGTATATTTCTTATATTAGGACTTCTAGTATTCCCAAGTGAATTACTCAATGTTTGGAAAGTTGGAACTTTTATAGGGTTTGCACTTATATTAATTGCCAGACCACTTAGTGTAATTATTACTCTCTATAAAACAAAACTTTCCATGAAGGAAAAATTATTTATAAGCTGGGGAGGGTTAAAAGGAGCCGTTCCTATTGTTTTTGCAATTCTTCCTGTGCTTGCAAAGATAGAGGGCGCTGAAATTATCTTCCCCATAGTTTTTTATGTTGTTGCAATCTCAGTGGCTATACAGGGAACAACGCTACCATTTGTGGCTACATTATTTGGAATTAAAGACACGGAGAGTTCCAAATGGATTGAACCTGACTTAGAACAAATAGAATTTATGGAAGAAAAGATGATTAAATTAAAAGTAAAAAGTGGAAGTTCATTCCATAATAAAAGTGTGATGGATATGCAATTTCAAAAAGGAGTTCTTCTCCTTCTTATTGAAAGAAATAAACACCAAATTTTTCCTCAGGCAAATACAAAAATATTAGAATCTGATTCCCTCCTTATTTTTGGTGAGGATCAAAATAAACTAGATCAACTAATTGAAAATTGGAATAAGGTTGAAAATCAATTGGTCATTTAA
- a CDS encoding diguanylate cyclase gives MNLIEFIKEQNQPLEELVDLLPIPIFYKDRKGVYLGCNKAFEEFIKLSKEELVGKTVHELFPKKEADVYFQKDEELFNSSEIQIYDGKVASHENNLYNVRFHKVAFKNDNGEVTGLIGAVFDITKEVMQEKHLEKLASYDELTGIYNRRKGMLVLENRINQSKYDKLPFSVVMMDIDHFKKINDTYGHGYGDEILKVISQILKKNLRDQDIVFRHGGDEFIYFLPKLGRKKAFLVSERIRRSILERFENHEKKICRDLSASFGIAVFPNDGNIVDKLVNKADDAMYKVKISGRNGVGFADIV, from the coding sequence ATGAACTTAATAGAATTCATTAAAGAACAAAATCAACCACTAGAAGAGTTAGTGGATCTACTTCCTATTCCGATATTCTATAAAGATAGAAAGGGAGTATATCTAGGGTGCAATAAAGCATTTGAAGAGTTTATAAAACTTTCGAAGGAGGAGCTAGTAGGAAAGACAGTGCACGAACTGTTCCCCAAGAAAGAAGCTGACGTTTATTTTCAGAAAGATGAAGAACTATTTAATAGTTCAGAAATTCAAATTTATGATGGGAAGGTCGCATCCCATGAAAATAACTTATATAATGTTCGTTTTCATAAAGTCGCCTTTAAAAATGATAATGGGGAAGTCACCGGTCTTATTGGTGCAGTATTTGATATTACCAAAGAGGTAATGCAGGAAAAACATCTGGAGAAACTGGCTTCCTATGATGAACTTACAGGGATCTATAACAGACGTAAGGGGATGCTTGTCTTGGAAAACCGGATTAATCAGAGTAAATATGACAAACTGCCGTTTTCAGTTGTCATGATGGACATAGACCACTTTAAAAAAATAAACGATACCTACGGACATGGTTATGGAGATGAAATTCTGAAGGTTATTTCACAGATATTGAAAAAAAATTTAAGAGATCAGGATATAGTTTTTAGACATGGTGGAGATGAGTTCATCTATTTTCTTCCCAAACTTGGTAGAAAGAAAGCTTTTTTAGTATCAGAAAGGATACGGAGGAGTATACTGGAGAGGTTTGAAAACCATGAAAAAAAAATATGCAGAGATCTCAGTGCAAGTTTTGGGATAGCAGTATTTCCTAATGATGGTAATATTGTTGATAAGTTAGTCAATAAAGCAGATGATGCTATGTATAAAGTTAAAATAAGTGGACGTAATGGAGTGGGATTTGCAGATATAGTGTAA
- a CDS encoding diguanylate cyclase: MKRVNGRLGHSAGDEALKILTANSRKTDLIGRYGGGEIKSR, translated from the coding sequence ATTAAAAGAGTCAATGGCAGATTGGGACATAGTGCCGGAGATGAAGCCTTAAAGATATTAACTGCAAATTCACGAAAAACTGATCTCATAGGCCGGTATGGAGGGGGAGAAATAAAATCGAGATAA
- a CDS encoding bifunctional riboflavin kinase/FAD synthetase has protein sequence MKIIDDIFQLKEKNHDLCVAIGAFDGIHEGHKNVIEGAIKRAKKIGGKSVVFTFDKHPKSFMSQKTAPKLINSKEEKVHLLEKLGVDYVIFQKFDKNFSALTPLEFLKLLKMFRTREIFVGFNFRFGAGGAATVDDMIEMGKTCGIEVNKTNPVTSGKKVISSTLIRELITCGELDTVKNLLGYNLFIIGNVVHGKKYGHQLGFPTANLKLMDKIYPPFGIYGAKVQIEGYDKVYDGVVNIGRNPTLKDGELSVETHILDFSDYIYGKKVVVELIKNLRSEKKFNSIDELKTAIANDVLIWKGYLQNN, from the coding sequence ATGAAAATCATAGATGATATATTTCAATTAAAAGAGAAAAATCACGATCTATGTGTGGCGATTGGAGCATTTGATGGAATACACGAAGGTCATAAAAATGTAATTGAAGGGGCGATTAAGAGGGCAAAAAAAATAGGGGGGAAATCAGTGGTATTTACCTTTGATAAACATCCTAAAAGTTTTATGTCTCAAAAAACAGCTCCTAAACTGATAAATTCAAAGGAGGAGAAGGTCCACCTTTTGGAAAAGCTGGGAGTAGATTATGTTATATTTCAAAAATTTGATAAAAATTTCTCTGCCCTTACACCATTAGAATTTTTAAAACTACTAAAGATGTTTAGAACCCGTGAAATTTTTGTAGGATTTAATTTTAGATTTGGTGCAGGAGGAGCAGCTACTGTAGATGACATGATAGAGATGGGAAAAACCTGTGGAATCGAGGTAAATAAGACAAATCCTGTAACTTCAGGGAAAAAAGTCATAAGCAGTACTTTAATCAGGGAATTGATAACCTGTGGAGAGTTGGATACAGTAAAAAATCTATTGGGTTATAATTTATTTATAATAGGAAATGTAGTTCATGGGAAAAAGTACGGACATCAGCTGGGATTTCCCACAGCAAATTTAAAATTAATGGATAAGATCTATCCTCCATTTGGGATATATGGAGCTAAAGTTCAGATAGAGGGTTATGACAAGGTATATGACGGAGTAGTAAATATAGGAAGAAATCCCACACTAAAAGATGGGGAACTAAGTGTAGAAACTCATATATTGGATTTTTCAGACTATATATATGGGAAAAAGGTTGTTGTGGAGTTGATAAAAAACCTCCGATCTGAAAAAAAATTTAATTCCATAGATGAATTAAAAACAGCTATCGCCAACGATGTTTTGATATGGAAGGGCTATCTGCAAAATAACTAA
- the murJ gene encoding murein biosynthesis integral membrane protein MurJ, translating to MFKSGILIMIITLASRVLGLVRTALIAYYFGATKYTDAYFSAFKISNFFRQLLGEGALGTVFIPVYNDKEKKYGAEKSKSLIYSVLNLLFIFTTLITILMVIFSDNIINFIVTGYPEETKIIASKLLKIMAVYFVFIGLAGMISAILNNFKKFLIPASTSLFFNFAIIMSIMVYGKQYGVTAMAVGVVAGGLLQFLVVLPAFIKIVKNYEFKIDFKDDDLKKIFILMIPMLLGIFARQINSIVDQFFASHLASGGVSALENATRIYNLPLGVFGISIATVIYPTLSKAISNNETEVVSKSLQRGLNFLQFLIIPSMGVLIFYARDIIKLVLGHGEFTQNSITITSESLIYYSVGLFFYTAVHLMSRAFYGMKDTKRPVIFSIVSIIINIILNAVLIRQFQHRGLALATAIASMVNFMLLYITFNKKYIKLDLTYIGKFKFKVVMSTLLALGGSFYIDNVFIKLITFSGIYLALWAWPLKKNKLEVF from the coding sequence ATGTTTAAAAGTGGTATTTTAATTATGATAATCACCTTAGCCAGCAGAGTTTTAGGGTTGGTTCGAACAGCACTTATTGCATATTATTTTGGAGCAACCAAGTATACCGATGCTTATTTTAGTGCCTTTAAGATAAGTAATTTTTTCAGACAATTATTGGGAGAGGGAGCTTTAGGAACAGTATTTATTCCAGTCTACAACGATAAGGAAAAAAAATACGGGGCTGAAAAATCTAAATCTCTGATATATTCAGTCTTAAACTTGTTATTTATATTTACAACTCTGATAACCATCCTCATGGTTATCTTTTCCGACAATATAATTAATTTTATTGTAACAGGATATCCTGAGGAAACGAAGATTATAGCTTCTAAACTTTTAAAAATAATGGCTGTTTATTTTGTATTTATAGGTTTAGCCGGGATGATCTCTGCTATATTAAATAATTTTAAAAAGTTTTTAATTCCTGCCAGTACCTCATTATTTTTTAACTTTGCCATAATAATGAGTATTATGGTTTATGGGAAACAATATGGTGTGACGGCAATGGCAGTAGGAGTAGTTGCAGGTGGACTGTTACAATTTTTAGTGGTCCTCCCTGCCTTTATAAAAATAGTTAAAAACTATGAATTTAAGATAGATTTTAAAGATGATGACCTAAAAAAGATCTTTATCCTGATGATACCTATGCTTCTTGGGATCTTTGCCAGACAGATAAATAGTATAGTGGATCAGTTTTTTGCATCTCATTTGGCCAGCGGAGGAGTATCAGCATTAGAAAATGCTACAAGGATATATAATCTGCCACTGGGAGTATTTGGTATTTCCATAGCTACAGTAATCTATCCTACCCTTTCTAAGGCTATTTCAAACAATGAAACTGAAGTAGTCAGTAAGAGTCTTCAGAGGGGATTAAATTTTTTACAATTTTTAATCATACCCAGTATGGGAGTCTTGATATTTTATGCAAGGGATATAATAAAACTGGTTTTAGGTCATGGAGAATTTACACAAAATTCCATAACTATTACCTCTGAAAGTTTGATATATTATTCAGTGGGATTATTTTTTTATACGGCAGTTCATCTAATGAGTCGGGCATTCTATGGGATGAAAGATACTAAAAGACCTGTAATATTTAGTATTGTATCTATAATAATAAATATAATTTTAAATGCAGTATTGATCAGACAATTCCAACACAGAGGACTGGCACTGGCTACAGCCATAGCATCTATGGTTAATTTTATGCTGTTATATATTACATTCAATAAAAAATATATAAAGTTAGACCTGACTTATATAGGAAAGTTTAAATTTAAAGTTGTTATGAGTACGCTCCTGGCATTAGGAGGAAGTTTTTATATAGATAACGTCTTTATAAAGTTGATAACTTTTTCCGGGATCTATTTGGCTCTCTGGGCATGGCCTCTGAAAAAAAATAAATTAGAGGTATTTTAA
- a CDS encoding segregation/condensation protein A — MKLEIKLENFEGPLDLLLHLLEKKEMKITEVKISTLIDEYLSLIEEARRESVSIKVEFLGVASELLEIKALSILNMREKEKKEEALSQKLAEYKLFKELSEKIRELENEYNISYTKFSKGKNIIKVPNTDFDLSNLSGNLIFQIYSKYIKNTDVYEIDIEVKYDLKEEKNKLWKSIPVGREVYLEDIFSKAVDRLHLVYLFLSLLELYRDDDIEILEHGIKLKTPCEVI, encoded by the coding sequence ATGAAATTAGAGATTAAATTAGAAAATTTTGAAGGTCCCCTGGATCTTCTCCTCCATCTTTTGGAAAAAAAAGAGATGAAGATAACAGAGGTAAAGATAAGTACCCTTATAGATGAATATCTTTCCCTCATAGAGGAAGCCAGAAGGGAAAGTGTCTCCATCAAGGTAGAATTTTTAGGAGTAGCCAGTGAATTATTGGAAATAAAAGCACTATCTATCTTAAATATGAGGGAGAAGGAGAAAAAAGAGGAAGCTCTTTCACAAAAACTTGCAGAATATAAATTATTTAAGGAATTGAGTGAAAAAATAAGGGAATTAGAAAATGAATATAATATTTCCTATACTAAATTCAGTAAAGGGAAAAATATAATAAAGGTTCCCAATACAGATTTTGATCTGTCCAATCTAAGCGGGAACCTGATATTTCAGATCTATTCTAAATATATAAAAAATACAGATGTATATGAGATCGATATCGAAGTTAAATACGATCTTAAAGAGGAAAAAAATAAATTATGGAAGAGCATACCTGTAGGAAGGGAAGTTTATTTAGAGGATATATTTTCCAAAGCTGTAGACAGACTTCACCTGGTATATCTATTTTTATCCCTCTTGGAATTATACAGAGATGATGACATCGAGATATTAGAACATGGAATAAAATTAAAAACTCCCTGTGAGGTGATCTAG
- the brnQ gene encoding branched-chain amino acid transport system II carrier protein, whose protein sequence is MKNKNDVLVFGLAIFAMFFGAGNLIFPPEIGLMTGKEWLGAAAGFFLTGICLPVCGLLAFSRVTDINKFGNKVSDRFNTGYFTLLILSIGPMLGAPRTAATAYEMGIVPNFGDINPLLVSSIYFVVVYILVMKPSKLMNNIGKYLTPVILTILAAIILKGSFMGFGVPGNKIIDQNSFSYGFFGGYQTMDAITSVILGAIIVKGLKANGYTRETEQRTMIVKSGILAGLGMALVYGGLLYLGAMANGNGLSLSRSELIMYFAQTTMGSLGIAALGMCVTVACLTTSIALVAIVADFFSERTKLSYRGITTITCVISTVLAATGLGFIIDIAVPILTILYPVTIILIVLNILKIDNHNIFKASIYTGLSFSVLEVISKAGISDNITEAFSLLPFSSEGFAWLLPTLFISVLTGTLLKSHARVVVE, encoded by the coding sequence ATGAAAAATAAAAATGATGTATTAGTATTTGGATTAGCAATATTTGCTATGTTCTTTGGAGCAGGGAATCTTATATTTCCCCCAGAGATTGGTTTGATGACTGGAAAAGAATGGTTAGGAGCTGCAGCAGGGTTTTTCCTTACCGGAATATGCCTTCCTGTCTGCGGACTTCTCGCCTTTAGCAGGGTTACAGATATAAATAAGTTTGGGAACAAAGTTTCCGATAGATTTAACACAGGCTATTTTACACTATTGATTCTTTCCATAGGACCAATGCTTGGAGCACCGAGAACAGCGGCTACAGCTTATGAGATGGGGATAGTTCCTAATTTTGGAGATATAAATCCTCTATTAGTCTCATCTATATATTTTGTTGTTGTGTATATTTTAGTTATGAAGCCTTCAAAATTAATGAATAATATAGGTAAATACCTGACACCTGTGATCTTGACAATCCTTGCAGCTATAATTCTTAAAGGATCTTTCATGGGGTTTGGAGTTCCAGGGAATAAAATTATAGATCAGAACTCATTTTCCTATGGATTCTTTGGTGGATATCAGACTATGGATGCTATAACTTCTGTAATATTAGGAGCAATAATAGTAAAAGGTCTCAAAGCTAATGGATATACCAGAGAAACAGAACAGAGAACTATGATAGTTAAATCAGGTATTCTAGCTGGTCTGGGAATGGCTCTTGTTTATGGAGGATTGTTATACCTTGGTGCTATGGCCAATGGCAACGGTCTGTCCCTCAGCAGATCTGAATTAATTATGTATTTTGCACAAACAACTATGGGATCTCTGGGTATAGCAGCTTTAGGGATGTGTGTAACTGTGGCTTGTTTAACAACTTCAATAGCACTGGTTGCCATAGTAGCTGATTTTTTCTCAGAGAGAACAAAGCTATCATACAGGGGGATCACAACAATAACCTGCGTAATATCAACAGTATTAGCAGCGACAGGATTAGGATTTATAATAGATATAGCAGTTCCTATACTGACAATCCTTTATCCAGTTACTATAATACTTATAGTGTTAAATATATTAAAGATAGACAATCATAATATATTCAAAGCAAGTATATATACCGGATTATCATTTAGTGTCCTAGAAGTTATATCCAAAGCAGGAATATCAGATAATATTACAGAAGCTTTCAGCCTCCTGCCATTTTCCTCTGAAGGGTTCGCCTGGCTACTGCCCACACTCTTTATTTCAGTCCTTACAGGGACCCTATTAAAGAGCCATGCAAGGGTTGTAGTTGAATAG
- a CDS encoding DUF748 domain-containing protein: MKKKIYIGLFIGWIIFMYQLPSIVKNIAVNKLEKTIGRKVSSGDFRYNYLRNILSIENLKIYEDDGENIFVKFDSFNVNIDIFPLLKRKFYIEELTLINPNFTLKYSDGTANFDSILKKIGSDNKKVEDVNETNHYIKSVELENITIDNFTFYYNNQVVQGKNKFTLETPQILYEKKNVILNSMVDFYENGKINLNLEYKKDGSLSGEIETKEFLLDDKLYILKALYGLEKLEGEIDSYFNFDCNFIKNVYNLKGEFSLKELNVSSAEFGKLFSIDYIEGKIENFKIKENQFFLEDIRTNKGIVNTGNIKKYISFISKISNKKENKSSVKKEELEYPVFNIKKFQISDYKIYDEKTNLEVENFKINDLGTLKGDSSLEFIGKFQNSEVNFMGEIKKEKAVRKEKDIDYIGIGGDINVVSLNLKDIDPLLQEKLYLNGNLNISSKFNYLKGNLQMENLISLKKLSLKKDKMILKLESLKFNNTISRNSKDYHIIGKMKAQGGAFNMDEVNFWLKNGDIEIGEISKNKIRLNKIKLERPWIKIKKKEEKNNLQKKITQGKSSKDHEKNNLKEEKKEKVKLPGLFIGNIGVSNGRLDYIHKNIKYNLRDIIVNIDNFTTEKNKEFNGNIRADLTGSGKFKFNFLSSLEKSWDFSPVSLNMDGQLDIFNLNFLDFKQVLSENLPNEIDNGKLNYNCNITLNKGKVVGENLISVEKINIGEKTKVDSMIPLKLGVNILKDREDNLKLDLPISGDFNNPKFKISRVILEGLKNILIRAVASPADFILSSFNIGQDKDLFIEYEYLNPNFKTKDNNTLEKVVEILEKKEDINIIFTLFTDKETEKKLLNTKLKEEMFFKRDTKDEILEGEINKIVTERSEGIQNYFKDRELGQRVKVQISDISRNKAMSSIELIIKH; encoded by the coding sequence ATGAAGAAAAAAATTTATATAGGTTTATTTATAGGATGGATTATATTTATGTACCAGCTGCCATCAATAGTGAAAAATATAGCAGTAAATAAACTAGAAAAAACAATAGGAAGAAAAGTAAGCAGCGGAGATTTTAGATATAATTACCTTAGGAATATTCTTTCAATTGAAAATCTTAAGATATATGAGGATGACGGGGAAAATATTTTCGTGAAATTTGATTCTTTCAATGTAAATATAGATATATTTCCCTTGTTAAAAAGAAAATTTTATATAGAGGAGTTAACCCTTATAAATCCAAATTTCACATTGAAATATAGTGATGGGACAGCCAATTTTGACTCTATTTTAAAAAAAATAGGTTCAGACAATAAAAAAGTAGAAGATGTAAATGAAACTAATCACTATATAAAAAGTGTTGAATTAGAAAATATCACTATAGATAATTTCACTTTTTATTATAATAACCAGGTGGTCCAAGGTAAAAATAAATTTACTCTGGAAACACCGCAAATATTGTATGAAAAGAAAAATGTTATCTTAAACTCAATGGTAGATTTTTATGAAAATGGAAAAATAAATTTAAATTTAGAATATAAAAAGGATGGATCTTTATCAGGAGAAATAGAGACAAAAGAATTTTTATTAGATGACAAACTATATATATTAAAAGCTTTATATGGTTTGGAAAAATTAGAGGGGGAGATAGACAGTTACTTTAATTTTGATTGCAATTTTATTAAAAATGTATATAACTTAAAAGGTGAATTTAGTTTAAAGGAATTAAATGTAAGTTCTGCTGAGTTTGGAAAACTTTTTTCAATTGATTATATAGAAGGGAAAATAGAAAATTTTAAAATAAAAGAAAACCAATTTTTTTTAGAGGATATAAGAACAAATAAAGGGATAGTGAATACGGGGAATATTAAAAAGTATATATCATTTATCTCAAAAATTTCAAATAAAAAAGAAAATAAGAGTAGTGTAAAAAAAGAGGAGTTAGAATATCCTGTATTTAATATAAAAAAATTTCAAATATCAGATTATAAAATATATGATGAAAAAACAAACTTAGAGGTAGAAAATTTTAAAATAAATGATTTAGGGACATTAAAAGGAGATTCTAGTTTAGAATTTATAGGAAAATTTCAAAACTCTGAAGTCAATTTTATGGGAGAGATAAAAAAAGAAAAGGCTGTAAGAAAAGAAAAAGACATAGATTATATTGGGATTGGTGGAGATATAAATGTAGTCTCTTTAAATTTAAAAGATATTGATCCACTTTTACAAGAAAAATTATATTTAAATGGAAATTTAAATATTTCTTCAAAATTTAATTATTTAAAGGGTAATCTTCAGATGGAAAATCTGATCTCTTTAAAAAAACTGTCATTGAAAAAAGACAAGATGATTTTAAAACTAGAAAGTTTAAAATTTAATAACACTATCTCAAGGAATAGTAAAGATTATCATATTATAGGAAAGATGAAAGCTCAAGGGGGAGCTTTTAATATGGATGAGGTTAATTTTTGGTTAAAAAATGGAGATATAGAGATAGGGGAAATATCCAAAAATAAAATAAGATTAAATAAAATAAAATTAGAGAGGCCATGGATTAAAATAAAGAAGAAAGAAGAAAAAAATAATTTACAGAAAAAAATAACACAGGGGAAAAGTTCCAAAGATCATGAAAAAAATAATTTAAAAGAAGAGAAAAAAGAGAAAGTTAAACTACCTGGATTATTCATTGGAAATATAGGCGTGAGTAATGGCCGGTTAGATTATATTCATAAAAATATAAAGTATAATCTAAGAGATATTATAGTCAATATAGATAATTTTACTACAGAAAAAAATAAGGAATTTAACGGAAACATAAGGGCGGATCTAACAGGTAGTGGAAAGTTTAAGTTTAATTTTCTGTCTTCATTGGAAAAAAGCTGGGATTTCTCTCCTGTAAGTTTAAATATGGATGGACAGTTAGATATATTTAATTTGAATTTCCTAGATTTTAAGCAGGTTCTTTCTGAAAATTTACCCAATGAAATTGACAATGGAAAACTTAACTATAACTGTAATATCACTCTAAATAAAGGAAAAGTAGTAGGGGAGAATCTTATCTCTGTAGAAAAGATTAATATAGGGGAGAAAACAAAGGTAGATTCTATGATCCCTTTAAAATTAGGAGTTAATATACTTAAAGACAGAGAGGATAATTTGAAATTAGATCTTCCTATATCCGGTGACTTTAACAATCCCAAATTTAAAATATCCAGAGTTATCTTAGAGGGATTAAAAAACATCTTAATAAGAGCAGTAGCTTCTCCAGCAGACTTTATATTAAGCTCTTTCAATATAGGTCAGGATAAAGATCTGTTTATTGAGTATGAGTATTTAAATCCAAATTTTAAAACTAAAGATAATAATACATTGGAAAAAGTGGTTGAGATATTAGAAAAAAAAGAGGATATAAATATAATTTTTACCCTATTTACCGATAAAGAAACCGAAAAAAAATTATTAAATACAAAATTAAAGGAAGAGATGTTTTTTAAACGGGATACAAAAGATGAAATTTTAGAAGGAGAAATAAATAAAATAGTAACAGAAAGAAGTGAAGGAATTCAAAATTATTTTAAAGATAGAGAACTAGGACAAAGAGTAAAAGTTCAAATTTCAGACATTTCAAGAAATAAGGCTATGTCAAGTATCGAATTAATAATAAAGCATTAA
- the whiA gene encoding DNA-binding protein WhiA — MSYTFRIKDEIFSKEIDSYDENLAEIYGILYSKNAFYEKKIEITLENYPLSQRVVELFKKLTNLKTFIKYSISKKLGEHKVYVVTIPYQMGYNKFLDSFRLIEEQLDQREDLYNGFLRGLFLACGYIKDPEKEYAIDFFIDSEEVADKLYSLLKFRDKRCFKTTKRNKFLIYLRNSEDIMDVLVAVGILKEFFKYEETIMMKEIKNKTIREINWEVANETKTLNTGRKHVLMIEYIDKEIGLSSLTPVLQEIAMLRLQNPEFSLHELGNLINLSKSGVRNRFRRIEKIYNDLKEENK; from the coding sequence ATGTCATATACATTTAGGATAAAAGATGAAATTTTTAGTAAAGAGATAGATAGTTACGATGAAAATCTAGCTGAGATTTATGGAATACTTTATTCGAAGAATGCATTCTACGAAAAAAAAATTGAGATAACTTTGGAAAACTACCCTCTTTCACAGAGGGTGGTTGAACTCTTTAAAAAATTAACAAATTTAAAGACTTTTATAAAATATTCTATCAGTAAAAAACTGGGGGAACATAAGGTATATGTAGTTACTATACCCTACCAGATGGGATATAATAAGTTTTTAGATTCTTTTAGGTTGATAGAGGAGCAGTTAGATCAAAGGGAGGATCTGTATAATGGTTTTCTCAGAGGGTTATTTTTGGCCTGCGGATATATAAAAGATCCGGAAAAAGAATATGCCATTGATTTTTTTATAGATTCTGAAGAAGTAGCGGACAAACTTTATTCCCTTTTAAAATTCAGGGATAAAAGGTGTTTTAAAACAACTAAAAGGAATAAATTCCTGATATACCTGAGAAATTCAGAGGATATTATGGATGTTTTAGTGGCAGTGGGGATCCTGAAAGAATTTTTTAAATATGAAGAAACAATAATGATGAAAGAGATAAAAAATAAGACCATTCGAGAGATAAACTGGGAAGTAGCTAATGAGACAAAGACACTAAATACTGGGAGAAAACACGTACTTATGATAGAGTATATAGATAAGGAGATAGGTCTTTCTTCACTAACCCCTGTATTGCAGGAGATAGCTATGCTGAGGTTACAAAATCCAGAATTTTCCCTTCATGAATTAGGAAATCTGATTAATTTGAGTAAATCTGGAGTTAGAAATAGGTTTAGACGGATAGAAAAGATCTATAATGATTTGAAAGAAGAAAATAAATAA